The following are encoded in a window of Novosphingobium sp. THN1 genomic DNA:
- the murF gene encoding UDP-N-acetylmuramoyl-tripeptide--D-alanyl-D-alanine ligase, giving the protein MTAHPALIAWPEDPSDAAGLALWTSEEIAAATGGRASAQFAVSGVEIDSREVVEGDLFFALKGEASDGHRYLEGAYGRGAAGTVVEHATFGPYVLVGNTMTALENLGRAARARVDAGIIGVTGSAGKTGVKEALYAALDRASRGRAHRSVKSYNNHVGVPLSLSRMPARTSFGVFEMGMNHAGELAALTRLVRPHVAIVTTIAPAHIGHFSGEEAIADAKAEIFEGLEHGGVAIIPADNRHFERLRAKAAQHAERVISFGRHADASVRLIDAVAASGGGTLVTADLGGRKVCYTISQPGEHWVANSLAIMAAVEAIGGDLGAAGLALAEMEGLAGRGARHEIAATGGDGSGKALLIDESYNANPASMAVTLRQLGATPATRRVAILGAMKELGEAEARYHAELAGPVAEGKVDKLVLVGAEMAALADALGKSGPFSLAGKIDVAHVQTASEAAECLAADGVRGGDAILVKGSNSVGLGAIVRSLTTRER; this is encoded by the coding sequence ATGACCGCCCATCCCGCGCTTATCGCATGGCCAGAGGACCCGTCCGACGCGGCGGGTCTTGCGCTTTGGACGAGCGAGGAAATCGCTGCGGCAACGGGTGGCCGGGCAAGCGCGCAGTTCGCGGTCTCCGGCGTCGAGATCGACAGCCGCGAGGTGGTGGAAGGCGACCTGTTCTTCGCCTTGAAGGGCGAGGCTTCGGACGGTCATCGCTACCTTGAGGGCGCCTACGGGCGCGGCGCGGCGGGCACGGTGGTCGAACATGCGACGTTCGGCCCGTACGTGCTGGTCGGCAACACGATGACTGCGCTCGAGAACCTTGGCCGGGCGGCGCGCGCGCGCGTCGATGCCGGGATCATCGGGGTGACGGGTTCTGCCGGCAAGACCGGCGTCAAGGAAGCGCTCTATGCCGCGCTCGACCGCGCCAGTCGGGGCCGGGCACACCGTTCGGTCAAGAGCTACAACAACCATGTCGGCGTGCCGCTAAGCCTTTCGCGCATGCCCGCCCGCACCAGCTTCGGCGTGTTCGAAATGGGCATGAACCATGCGGGCGAGCTGGCCGCGCTGACCCGGCTGGTCCGTCCCCACGTCGCCATCGTCACTACCATTGCGCCCGCCCACATCGGTCATTTTTCGGGTGAGGAAGCGATTGCCGATGCCAAGGCTGAAATCTTCGAAGGGCTTGAACATGGCGGCGTCGCCATCATTCCCGCTGACAACCGCCATTTCGAACGGCTGCGGGCCAAGGCCGCGCAACATGCCGAGCGCGTGATCAGCTTCGGTCGCCATGCCGATGCGAGCGTCCGGCTGATCGACGCGGTGGCGGCGTCAGGCGGCGGTACCCTGGTTACGGCGGATCTTGGGGGCCGCAAGGTCTGTTACACGATCTCGCAACCGGGCGAACACTGGGTTGCCAACTCGCTGGCGATCATGGCTGCCGTCGAAGCGATCGGGGGCGATCTGGGCGCTGCCGGACTGGCTCTGGCCGAGATGGAAGGCCTCGCCGGGCGCGGGGCCCGCCACGAGATTGCCGCCACCGGTGGCGACGGTTCGGGCAAGGCCCTGCTGATCGACGAAAGCTACAACGCCAATCCTGCCTCGATGGCCGTCACCCTGCGCCAGCTTGGTGCGACACCCGCCACCCGCCGCGTTGCCATTCTTGGCGCGATGAAGGAGCTGGGCGAAGCCGAGGCACGCTATCACGCCGAACTCGCCGGGCCCGTCGCCGAGGGCAAGGTCGACAAGCTGGTGCTGGTAGGCGCCGAAATGGCGGCATTGGCCGACGCGCTGGGGAAAAGCGGGCCGTTCTCGCTTGCCGGTAAAATCGATGTGGCGCATGTGCAGACAGCTTCGGAAGCGGCGGAATGTCTGGCTGCGGACGGTGTGCGCGGGGGTGATGCGATCCTCGTGAAGGGGTCGAATTCGGTGGGACTGGGCGCGATCGTGCGTTCGCTCACCACCAGGGAACGGTGA
- the mraY gene encoding phospho-N-acetylmuramoyl-pentapeptide-transferase, whose translation MLYQLAEWLHFEGFSNLIRYQTFRAGATLLTALMIGLIIGPRFINMLRVRQGKGQPIREDGPQSHLAKRGTPTMGGLMIVTSLTLSLLLWMDVTSRLVWSCVVVTLGFGLIGFLDDYDKVTKYAHKGVPAKVRLAGEFVVAGIAAWLAVGETHLYVPLFSNLYVPLGPFYYLFAIFVIVGAGNAVNLTDGLDGLATMPVIIAAGTFAIIAYLAGRVDYSTYLGIPHVKGAGELAIFCAAMMGAGLAFLWFNAPPAAVFMGDTGSLALGGALGVIAVAAHHEIVLAIVGGLFVMEAVSVIVQVAVYKRTGKRVFRMAPIHHHFEQLGWKESTVVIRFWIVSIVLALIGLATLKVR comes from the coding sequence ATGCTCTACCAGCTGGCCGAGTGGCTGCATTTCGAGGGATTCAGCAACCTCATCCGCTACCAGACGTTCCGCGCGGGCGCGACGCTGTTGACCGCGCTGATGATCGGCCTGATCATCGGTCCGCGCTTCATCAACATGCTGCGTGTGCGCCAGGGCAAGGGTCAGCCGATCCGCGAGGACGGCCCGCAGTCGCACCTCGCCAAGCGCGGCACGCCGACCATGGGCGGATTGATGATCGTGACGTCGCTCACGCTGTCGCTGCTGCTGTGGATGGATGTGACCAGTCGCCTCGTCTGGTCCTGCGTTGTCGTGACGCTCGGCTTCGGGCTGATCGGCTTTCTTGACGACTACGACAAGGTTACAAAATACGCGCACAAGGGCGTGCCCGCCAAGGTTCGCCTGGCCGGTGAGTTCGTGGTGGCCGGTATCGCTGCGTGGCTGGCCGTGGGCGAAACGCACCTTTACGTTCCGCTGTTCAGCAATCTCTACGTGCCGCTCGGGCCGTTCTATTACCTCTTCGCGATTTTCGTGATCGTCGGCGCGGGCAATGCGGTGAACCTGACCGACGGTCTGGACGGCCTTGCAACCATGCCGGTGATCATCGCGGCCGGAACATTCGCGATCATCGCCTATCTGGCCGGGCGCGTGGACTATTCAACCTACCTCGGCATTCCGCACGTCAAGGGTGCGGGCGAACTGGCGATCTTCTGTGCGGCAATGATGGGGGCGGGCCTCGCGTTTCTGTGGTTCAACGCGCCGCCTGCCGCCGTGTTCATGGGCGATACCGGCAGCCTCGCGCTCGGTGGCGCTCTTGGCGTGATTGCCGTCGCCGCGCATCATGAGATCGTGCTGGCCATTGTCGGCGGGCTGTTCGTGATGGAGGCCGTGTCGGTGATCGTCCAGGTCGCGGTCTACAAGCGCACCGGCAAGCGCGTGTTCCGCATGGCCCCGATCCACCACCACTTCGAGCAGCTCGGCTGGAAGGAATCGACTGTCGTGATCCGCTTCTGGATCGTGTCGATCGTGCTGGCGCTGATCGGCCTCGCCACGCTGAAGGTGCGATGA
- the murD gene encoding UDP-N-acetylmuramoyl-L-alanine--D-glutamate ligase: protein MIVSPAFSGKRFAVLGLARSGQASVEALLAGGADVTVWDSREEPRAAYEGRCTIADPLATDLTGFAGVVVSPGVPLNRHPIAAHAASFGVPVIGDIELFAQARADLPPHRVVGITGTNGKSTTTMLVHHICKAAGLEARLGGNIGLPVLGQEPLPEGGVYVLELSSYQIDLTQSLDCDVAALINLSPDHLDRYDGFEGYAAAKARLFRMQSARHHAVFGCGDEHTLKIARETSATHDVGFVHVVQPDALEGQTAWPSLQGPHNLQNAAIAVEIARQLGIGEDVWGPALTSFVGLPHRMERVAEANGVLFVNDSKATNPASTAPALGAYPRIHWILGGLPKSDNLDECAPYFDHVVAAYTIGEAGPMFADILDPIMPVNRSEMMCDAVRQAMQAAQPGDVVMLSPACASFDQFRDFEARGDSFRQIVEALIADSDAPCPPGTGS from the coding sequence ATGATCGTCTCGCCCGCCTTTTCCGGCAAACGCTTCGCCGTGCTCGGCCTTGCCCGTTCGGGGCAGGCGAGCGTCGAGGCGCTGCTGGCGGGCGGGGCGGACGTCACCGTGTGGGACAGCCGCGAGGAACCGCGCGCAGCCTACGAAGGGCGCTGCACTATCGCCGATCCACTGGCGACCGACCTGACCGGGTTTGCGGGCGTGGTGGTGAGCCCCGGGGTGCCACTCAATCGCCATCCGATTGCCGCCCACGCCGCTTCTTTCGGTGTACCGGTGATCGGCGACATCGAACTTTTCGCGCAGGCCCGCGCCGACTTGCCGCCGCATCGCGTGGTCGGCATCACCGGGACCAACGGCAAGTCGACGACGACGATGCTGGTCCACCACATCTGCAAGGCGGCGGGTCTCGAGGCGCGGCTGGGCGGAAATATTGGCCTGCCAGTTCTGGGGCAGGAGCCGCTGCCCGAAGGCGGCGTCTATGTGCTCGAGCTGTCCAGCTACCAGATCGACCTGACGCAGAGCCTTGATTGCGATGTCGCTGCGCTGATCAACCTCAGCCCCGATCACCTTGACCGCTACGATGGCTTTGAAGGTTACGCCGCGGCCAAGGCTCGCCTGTTCCGGATGCAGTCGGCGCGCCATCACGCCGTGTTCGGTTGCGGTGACGAGCATACCCTGAAGATCGCGCGCGAAACTTCGGCCACGCATGACGTCGGCTTCGTCCATGTGGTGCAGCCTGATGCGCTGGAGGGGCAAACGGCTTGGCCCTCGCTGCAAGGGCCGCACAACCTGCAGAATGCTGCGATTGCGGTGGAGATCGCGCGGCAGCTTGGCATCGGCGAAGACGTGTGGGGTCCGGCGCTGACCAGTTTCGTCGGCCTTCCGCACCGCATGGAACGCGTGGCCGAGGCCAATGGCGTGCTGTTCGTCAACGACAGCAAGGCTACCAATCCGGCCTCGACCGCGCCTGCGCTCGGCGCCTATCCGCGTATCCACTGGATCCTCGGTGGCCTGCCCAAGAGCGACAACCTCGATGAGTGCGCGCCCTACTTCGACCACGTTGTCGCCGCCTACACGATCGGCGAGGCAGGGCCGATGTTTGCCGACATCCTCGATCCCATCATGCCGGTCAACCGCAGCGAGATGATGTGCGATGCCGTGCGTCAGGCGATGCAGGCAGCGCAGCCCGGCGACGTGGTGATGCTTTCGCCAGCGTGCGCCAGCTTCGATCAGTTCCGCGATTTCGAGGCGCGCGGCGACAGCTTTCGCCAAATTGTCGAGGCGCTGATTGCCGATTCCGATGCACCCTGTCCGCCGGGGACTGGTTCATGA
- the murG gene encoding undecaprenyldiphospho-muramoylpentapeptide beta-N-acetylglucosaminyltransferase yields MSGASRHYVLAAGGTGGHLIPAFALAVELERRGHHVALVTDERGAKIPGKPDFMPAHVLPAGRLAKNPVALLKGLRAIWQGRAMALRLFESFQPSCVIGFGGYPALPALLAAHSAKIPTVIHEQNAVLGRVNRFLAKRVDAIATAYGEVDRLEPKLWGKVHRVGNPVRPEVLALRGEPFPEFTEDSLFRVLVTGGSQGASVLSEVVPDGLAMLPPALRHRLQVTQQCRPEDLKAVRARYAAHEIPAELGTYFEDMQSRLAGTHLFIGRAGASTIAELTAVGRPAILVPLPIATDDHQAANTREMVAAGGARAIRQTGFTPKELAKQIQAMAQHPHTLANAAHAAWNCGLPNAVSDLADLVESFGGEPIMDVIRVDTRSAAPSGQEQLA; encoded by the coding sequence ATGAGTGGCGCTTCTCGGCATTACGTGCTCGCGGCAGGCGGCACGGGTGGACACCTAATTCCGGCTTTCGCGCTGGCGGTCGAGCTGGAACGGCGCGGTCATCATGTCGCGCTGGTAACCGATGAGCGCGGCGCGAAGATTCCCGGCAAGCCGGACTTCATGCCGGCGCACGTGCTGCCCGCAGGCCGTCTCGCCAAGAACCCGGTGGCGTTGCTCAAGGGGCTGCGCGCGATCTGGCAGGGCCGGGCGATGGCGCTGCGGCTGTTCGAAAGCTTCCAGCCTTCCTGCGTGATCGGCTTTGGCGGTTATCCTGCGCTTCCCGCACTGCTGGCAGCCCATTCGGCGAAGATCCCGACGGTGATCCATGAGCAGAACGCAGTGCTGGGACGCGTAAACCGCTTCCTCGCCAAGCGCGTTGACGCCATCGCCACGGCTTACGGCGAGGTTGATCGGCTTGAGCCGAAGCTGTGGGGCAAGGTCCACCGCGTCGGTAATCCTGTGCGGCCCGAAGTACTGGCGCTGCGAGGCGAGCCGTTCCCCGAGTTCACCGAAGACAGCCTGTTCCGTGTGCTGGTGACGGGCGGAAGCCAGGGCGCTTCGGTCTTGTCGGAAGTCGTACCCGATGGTCTGGCGATGCTGCCGCCCGCGCTACGCCATCGCTTGCAGGTGACTCAGCAGTGCCGCCCGGAGGACCTCAAGGCTGTTCGCGCCCGCTATGCCGCACATGAGATTCCGGCTGAACTTGGCACGTACTTCGAAGACATGCAGTCTCGCCTTGCCGGAACGCACCTGTTCATCGGTCGCGCCGGCGCATCGACCATTGCCGAACTGACTGCCGTGGGACGCCCGGCGATCCTCGTCCCGCTGCCCATCGCGACAGATGATCATCAGGCCGCCAACACGCGCGAGATGGTTGCGGCAGGCGGCGCGCGCGCGATCCGGCAGACCGGCTTTACCCCCAAGGAACTGGCGAAACAGATTCAGGCCATGGCCCAGCACCCGCATACCCTTGCCAATGCCGCGCACGCTGCGTGGAACTGCGGCCTTCCCAACGCCGTCAGCGATCTGGCCGATCTGGTCGAAAGCTTTGGCGGTGAGCCGATCATGGACGTGATCCGCGTCGACACCCGCAGCGCCGCGCCGTCAGGGCAGGAGCAACTCGCATGA
- the murC gene encoding UDP-N-acetylmuramate--L-alanine ligase, which translates to MKGVGTEIGTIHFVGIGGIGMSGIAEVMHNMGYSVQGSDMAESYVVDGLRSRGIKVMIGQKSENVDGVAVVVTSTAVKRDNPEVVAALENRIPVVRRAEMLAELMRLKSTVAVAGTHGKTTTTSMVACLLDAGGIDPTVINGGIINSYGSNARLGDSEWMVVEADESDGSFLRLDGTLAVVTNIDPEHLDHYGSFEKVKSAFVEFIENVPFYGAAMLCIDHPEVQAIIPKVRDRRVVTYGFSAQADVRGEAVTPIPGGNRFTAVLRQRDGSFRRIEGIELPMPGRHNVQNALAAVAVAVEMGVSDELVRTGFGKFGGVKRRFTKVGEVDGVTVIDDYGHHPVEIRAVLAAAREGVQGRVIAVVQPHRFTRLRDHMEDFQGAFNDADVVYAAPVYAAGEQPIEGVDSAAMVDGIKARGHRSAHLTAGADALAKELAATAQPGDMVVCLGAGDITKWAAGLADAIARERGQG; encoded by the coding sequence ATGAAGGGCGTCGGCACCGAGATCGGCACGATCCACTTTGTCGGCATCGGTGGCATCGGCATGTCCGGCATTGCCGAGGTCATGCACAACATGGGCTATTCGGTGCAGGGCTCCGACATGGCGGAAAGCTATGTCGTCGATGGATTGCGCTCGCGCGGTATCAAGGTGATGATCGGGCAGAAGTCCGAGAACGTGGATGGCGTTGCCGTGGTCGTGACCTCGACCGCTGTAAAGCGTGACAATCCCGAAGTGGTTGCCGCACTGGAAAACCGCATCCCCGTGGTTCGCCGTGCCGAAATGCTTGCCGAACTGATGCGCCTCAAGAGCACGGTTGCGGTCGCCGGTACCCACGGCAAGACCACGACGACCTCGATGGTTGCCTGCTTGCTCGATGCGGGCGGGATCGATCCGACCGTGATCAACGGCGGGATCATCAATTCCTATGGCTCCAACGCGCGTCTGGGTGACAGCGAGTGGATGGTGGTCGAGGCTGACGAGAGCGATGGTTCGTTCCTGCGCCTTGATGGCACTCTGGCGGTCGTCACCAATATCGATCCTGAGCACCTTGATCACTACGGCAGCTTCGAGAAGGTCAAGTCGGCGTTCGTCGAGTTTATCGAGAATGTGCCGTTCTACGGCGCGGCCATGCTCTGCATCGATCACCCCGAAGTGCAGGCAATCATTCCCAAGGTGCGGGACCGCCGCGTGGTGACCTACGGCTTCTCCGCTCAGGCTGACGTGCGGGGTGAGGCCGTGACGCCGATCCCCGGCGGCAACCGCTTTACCGCTGTGCTGCGCCAGCGCGATGGTTCGTTCCGCCGCATCGAGGGCATCGAACTGCCGATGCCGGGCCGTCACAACGTCCAGAACGCGCTCGCCGCCGTTGCAGTCGCAGTGGAAATGGGCGTTTCAGACGAACTTGTCCGCACCGGCTTCGGCAAGTTCGGCGGGGTCAAGCGTCGCTTCACCAAGGTCGGTGAGGTGGATGGCGTGACGGTCATCGACGACTACGGCCACCACCCGGTCGAAATCCGCGCTGTTCTCGCTGCCGCGCGCGAAGGTGTGCAAGGCCGCGTCATCGCAGTCGTTCAGCCGCACCGCTTCACCCGGTTGCGCGATCACATGGAAGACTTCCAGGGTGCGTTCAACGACGCCGATGTGGTCTATGCCGCGCCGGTTTACGCTGCAGGCGAACAGCCGATCGAAGGCGTGGATAGCGCGGCGATGGTCGACGGCATCAAGGCGCGCGGGCATCGCAGCGCGCACCTGACAGCCGGTGCCGACGCGTTGGCCAAGGAACTTGCTGCCACGGCGCAGCCCGGTGACATGGTCGTGTGCCTTGGCGCCGGTGACATAACCAAGTGGGCCGCTGGCCTTGCCGATGCAATCGCGCGTGAAAGGGGGCAGGGGTGA
- the murB gene encoding UDP-N-acetylmuramate dehydrogenase, which produces MTILTLPQVRGKLTQNAPLAPLVWFKSGGTADWLFEPKDVADLQDFLAGLAPDVPVMALGLGSNLIVRDGGVPGVVVRLGKAFAKVEKVDEITLNCGGGASGILVSSTARDNGIAGLEFLRSIPGTVGGFVRMNGGAYGREVKDVLVDCDVVIRSGEIATLPLSELGYTYRHSDLTDGSIVVAARFRGHPGEPDDIQAEMDRISAAREASQPLRSKTGGSTFKNPDGGKAWELVDKAGCRGLTMGGAQVSEKHTNFLINTGEATSAEIEALGEEVRKRVKDMSGVELEWEIKRIGRA; this is translated from the coding sequence GTGACCATCCTCACGCTGCCTCAGGTTCGCGGCAAGCTGACGCAGAACGCCCCGCTTGCGCCGCTGGTCTGGTTCAAGTCCGGAGGCACGGCTGACTGGCTGTTCGAGCCCAAGGACGTCGCCGACCTGCAGGACTTTTTGGCGGGGCTCGCTCCGGACGTGCCGGTCATGGCGCTCGGCCTTGGCTCCAACCTGATCGTGCGCGACGGCGGCGTTCCGGGGGTGGTCGTTCGTCTTGGCAAGGCCTTCGCCAAGGTCGAGAAGGTTGATGAAATCACGCTCAATTGCGGCGGTGGTGCATCGGGCATTCTGGTGTCCAGCACAGCGCGCGACAACGGCATTGCCGGGCTGGAATTCCTGCGTTCTATCCCCGGCACGGTCGGTGGCTTCGTGCGCATGAACGGCGGTGCCTACGGGCGCGAGGTCAAGGACGTGCTGGTCGATTGCGACGTAGTGATCCGCTCGGGCGAGATCGCGACGCTACCGCTCAGCGAGCTTGGCTACACTTACCGTCACTCAGACCTCACCGACGGCTCGATTGTGGTCGCCGCACGGTTTCGCGGCCACCCCGGTGAGCCGGACGACATCCAGGCTGAAATGGACCGCATCAGCGCTGCCCGCGAGGCTTCGCAGCCGCTGCGCTCCAAGACCGGCGGTTCGACCTTCAAGAACCCGGACGGCGGCAAGGCTTGGGAACTGGTCGACAAGGCCGGATGCCGTGGGCTTACCATGGGCGGCGCGCAAGTCAGCGAGAAGCACACCAACTTTCTGATCAACACCGGCGAAGCTACCAGCGCCGAAATCGAAGCGCTGGGCGAGGAAGTGCGCAAGCGCGTGAAGGACATGTCGGGCGTCGAGCTCGAATGGGAAATCAAGAGGATTGGCAGAGCATGA
- a CDS encoding D-alanine--D-alanine ligase, whose translation MTLPKLHVAVLMGGWSSERPVSLMSGEGVAKALESKGHKVTRIDMDREVALRLAEAKPDVVFNALHGTPGEDGSIQGLMDIMGLTYTHSGLATSVIAIDKELTKQALVPHGIPMPGGRIVRTEELYKADPLPRPYVLKPVNEGSSVGVAIVTADGNYGNPINADSRGPWQEFDELLAEPFIRGRELTTAVIGDRALLVTELKPKSGFYDFDAKYTDGMTDHICPAEIPDEITEACKQIALRAHQLLGCKGTSRSDFRWDDEQGVEGLFLLEVNTQPGMTPLSLVPEQARALGMDYPDLVEAIIAESLKDSGKDSGRA comes from the coding sequence GTGACGCTACCTAAACTCCACGTCGCGGTGCTGATGGGCGGCTGGTCGAGCGAGCGCCCGGTTTCGCTCATGTCGGGCGAGGGCGTGGCCAAGGCGCTTGAGTCCAAGGGCCACAAGGTCACGCGGATCGACATGGATCGCGAGGTTGCCCTGCGTCTGGCTGAAGCAAAGCCCGATGTGGTGTTCAACGCGCTGCACGGCACGCCGGGCGAGGATGGCTCGATCCAGGGCCTGATGGACATCATGGGCCTGACCTACACCCATTCGGGCCTTGCCACCTCGGTCATCGCGATCGACAAGGAACTGACCAAGCAGGCGCTCGTGCCGCATGGCATTCCGATGCCAGGCGGGCGGATCGTACGCACCGAAGAGCTCTACAAGGCTGATCCCCTGCCGCGTCCTTACGTGCTCAAGCCGGTAAACGAAGGCTCATCGGTTGGCGTCGCCATCGTCACGGCTGACGGCAACTACGGCAACCCGATCAACGCGGATTCGCGCGGTCCGTGGCAGGAGTTCGACGAGCTTCTCGCCGAACCGTTCATTCGTGGGCGCGAACTGACCACAGCCGTCATCGGCGACCGCGCGCTGCTCGTCACCGAACTCAAGCCCAAGTCCGGCTTCTACGATTTCGACGCCAAGTACACAGACGGCATGACCGATCACATCTGCCCGGCCGAGATTCCGGACGAAATCACCGAGGCGTGCAAGCAGATCGCCCTGCGCGCGCACCAGTTGCTGGGCTGCAAGGGCACCAGCCGCTCCGACTTCCGCTGGGACGACGAGCAGGGCGTCGAAGGGCTGTTCCTGCTGGAGGTCAACACCCAGCCTGGCATGACCCCGCTCAGCCTCGTGCCCGAACAGGCCAGGGCGCTGGGCATGGACTATCCCGATCTGGTCGAGGCGATCATTGCGGAAAGCCTGAAAGACTCGGGCAAGGACTCAGGAAGGGCCTGA
- a CDS encoding cell division protein FtsQ/DivIB, whose product MAQTIKRGGKGVRRAAAARTTQRKVQAARQQTGSVLDTVMHWLPFSEETLHRILMTLILGAAAGLVWTVAVMAGIPTLASEQAALIASDAGFKVSHLEVRGVNRMNEQRIYERVLGQNDRAMTTLDLAALRDELNQLPWVKDARVSRKLPDTLVIDIVERNPHAVLRKPDRMVLIDDAGVELETVKPDKAKGMLVLSGLGVGQRVQDLTRLLDAAPALKPQVSEAEWVGNRRWNLTFKTGQVLALPEGDEKSAGALLSFARMDGVNRLLGGKVAAFDMRAPDRVYMRVPGHAEEVAAEKRAADQAKAEAKRIAAAAKSDEG is encoded by the coding sequence ATGGCGCAGACGATCAAGCGGGGCGGAAAGGGCGTGCGGCGGGCAGCGGCTGCGCGGACGACGCAGCGCAAGGTCCAGGCAGCGCGCCAACAGACCGGATCGGTGCTCGACACCGTGATGCACTGGCTGCCGTTCAGCGAGGAGACGCTGCACCGCATCCTGATGACGCTGATCCTGGGGGCAGCAGCAGGGTTGGTGTGGACCGTGGCGGTCATGGCCGGCATCCCGACGCTTGCTTCCGAACAGGCGGCACTTATCGCGTCCGATGCCGGGTTCAAGGTCAGCCATCTCGAGGTGCGCGGCGTCAACCGCATGAACGAGCAGCGCATTTACGAGCGTGTGCTTGGCCAGAACGATCGTGCGATGACCACGCTCGATCTCGCGGCGCTGCGAGACGAACTCAACCAACTGCCGTGGGTCAAGGATGCCCGCGTTTCGCGCAAGTTGCCCGATACGCTGGTGATCGACATCGTCGAGCGCAATCCGCACGCCGTGCTGCGCAAGCCGGATCGCATGGTGCTGATCGACGATGCCGGCGTGGAGCTTGAAACGGTTAAGCCTGACAAGGCCAAGGGCATGCTCGTCCTGTCCGGCCTCGGCGTTGGCCAGCGCGTTCAGGACCTCACGCGACTGCTTGATGCCGCGCCTGCCTTGAAACCGCAGGTTTCGGAAGCCGAGTGGGTCGGCAACCGCCGCTGGAACCTCACGTTCAAGACCGGGCAGGTGCTGGCTCTGCCTGAGGGCGACGAGAAGTCTGCCGGAGCGCTGCTGAGCTTTGCGCGCATGGACGGGGTGAACCGGCTGCTCGGCGGCAAGGTTGCCGCCTTCGACATGCGCGCGCCCGACCGCGTTTATATGCGCGTGCCTGGCCATGCTGAGGAAGTTGCGGCGGAAAAGCGCGCCGCCGATCAGGCCAAGGCCGAAGCCAAGCGCATCGCGGCTGCGGCCAAGAGCGACGAGGGCTGA
- the ftsA gene encoding cell division protein FtsA, with the protein MATPRITKVFAAVNIGSFRVSAMIAGLSETGEMVVLGSGHRAAQGIKRGYVTDMQAATHSVRDAIERAEKMANVDIQKVWIGCAGAGLASTTARVEVEVGGRRIEQDDIEHLLVAGRGVIQPDGRTVLHAQPAHYTLDGAHGVPNPKGLHAERLAVDIHVMLADGAPVRNLREAVQNAHLEVEAVVGSPVAAGHACLTPEERELGVALVEFGAEVTTVSVYAAGMLLGMQVIQYGSGDITDAIASAFGIRRYQAERLKCMSGSAIASPADHREMIPVNAPGDPEGGPVARHADDKNRIPRAELISVITQQLGFFTEEVGKSLKSMGFVGQTGQQVVLTGGGAQLPGLADYAQSALGRPVRIGSPPTMLGLPPGHATPSSSTLVGLVLFAAADPVDIRAIGPANDPVGGAYGGKKLLIRLVRAIKDYF; encoded by the coding sequence ATGGCGACGCCCCGCATCACCAAAGTCTTTGCTGCCGTGAACATCGGCTCGTTCCGCGTTTCTGCGATGATCGCGGGGCTTTCGGAAACGGGCGAGATGGTGGTGCTCGGTTCCGGACACCGCGCCGCGCAGGGGATCAAGCGCGGCTATGTCACCGACATGCAGGCTGCGACCCATTCGGTGCGCGATGCGATCGAGCGGGCCGAGAAGATGGCCAATGTCGATATCCAGAAGGTCTGGATCGGCTGCGCAGGTGCAGGCCTTGCCAGCACCACCGCGCGGGTCGAGGTCGAGGTCGGCGGACGCCGCATCGAGCAGGACGATATCGAGCATCTGCTGGTGGCCGGGCGCGGCGTGATCCAGCCCGATGGCCGCACCGTGCTCCATGCCCAGCCAGCGCACTACACGCTCGATGGTGCCCACGGCGTGCCCAATCCCAAGGGCCTTCATGCCGAACGGCTTGCGGTGGATATCCACGTCATGCTCGCCGATGGCGCGCCGGTTCGCAATCTTCGGGAGGCAGTGCAGAACGCCCATCTCGAGGTCGAAGCTGTCGTCGGATCGCCGGTCGCGGCTGGCCACGCATGCCTTACGCCGGAAGAGCGTGAACTGGGCGTGGCGCTGGTCGAGTTCGGGGCAGAGGTCACGACGGTATCGGTCTACGCGGCCGGCATGCTGCTTGGCATGCAGGTGATCCAGTACGGTTCGGGCGATATCACCGATGCGATTGCCTCGGCCTTCGGCATCCGTCGCTATCAGGCAGAGCGCCTCAAGTGCATGTCCGGCTCGGCCATCGCCAGCCCGGCGGACCATCGCGAGATGATTCCGGTCAACGCGCCGGGTGACCCCGAAGGCGGCCCGGTCGCCCGCCATGCCGACGACAAGAACCGCATTCCTCGTGCCGAATTGATCTCGGTCATCACCCAGCAGCTCGGCTTCTTCACCGAGGAAGTGGGCAAATCACTCAAGTCGATGGGCTTCGTTGGCCAGACCGGGCAGCAGGTCGTGCTGACCGGTGGGGGCGCGCAACTTCCAGGCCTTGCCGACTATGCGCAATCGGCTCTCGGTCGGCCTGTGCGCATCGGTTCGCCGCCGACGATGCTCGGCCTTCCGCCGGGCCATGCCACGCCAAGCTCCTCCACACTGGTGGGACTCGTGCTGTTTGCAGCGGCCGATCCAGTGGACATTCGCGCCATCGGCCCAGCCAACGATCCGGTCGGCGGAGCTTACGGCGGCAAGAAGCTGCTGATTCGCCTTGTGCGGGCGATAAAGGATTACTTTTGA